In Lujinxingia vulgaris, the genomic stretch TGACGAGCTTCAGGCGCTCCTGCAGACGTTGCGCACGTCTTTTGCGGAGTACGTCGATCTGAACAAGCGCATCCCCTCGGAGATGATCGAGGAGATCGCGCGGGTCAAAGACCCCTCGCTGCTGGCCGACACCATTGCGGCTCAGCTGGCGCTCAAGCTCAGCGACAAACAATCCATCCTGGAGATGCTCGATGTATCGGAGCGTCTGCGCCAGCTCTATGAGCTGATGCAGGAAGAGATTGAGCTGTTGAAGGTTGAAAAGAAGATCCGCTCGCGTGTGAAGAAGCAGATGGAGCGCACGCAGAACGACTACTACCTCAACGACATGCAGGGTGCGATGCCTAAAGATCCCAACGATCAGAACGAGTTCAAAAACGAGATCGATGAACTCGAAGAGCGCATTCAGCAAAAAGACATCTCCGAGGAGGCCCAGGAGAAGCTGGAGCGGGAGCTCAAAAAGCTCAAGATGATGAGCCCGATGAGCGCCGAAGCCACAGTGGTGCGCAACTACATCGACTGGGTGCTCAGCCTTCCCTGGGGCGAATACACCGAGGATCGCCTGGACGTGAAGGTGGCCGAGGAGACGCTGGAGGCGGACCACTACGGGTTGGAGAAGCCCAAAGACCGCATCCTTGAGTACCTGGCGGTCAAGGCGCTGATCCGCAAGCCGCGCGGTCCGATCCTGTGTCTGGTGGGGCCGCCCGGGGTGGGTAAGACCTCGCTGGGGCGCTCGATCGCCAAGGCCATCAACCGCAAGTTTGTGCGCCTGAGCCTGGGTGGTGTGCGCGATGAGGCCGAGATTCGCGGCCACCGCCGCACCTACATCGGGGCGCTGCCGGGCAAGATCATTCAGTCCCTACGCAAGGCCGGCAGCTCCAACCCTGTGCTGCTGCTCGATGAGGTCGATAAGATGTCGACCGACTTCCGCGGCGACCCCTCCAGCGCGCTTCTGGAGGTGCTGGACCCGGAGCAGAACGCGACCTTCAACGATCACTACCTGGATCTGGACTACGACCTCTCGGACGTGATGTTTTTGTGCACGGCCAACAACCTGGGTCAGATTCCGGCGCCGCTTCGCGATCGTATGGAGATCATTCAGATCCCGGGCTACACCGACTACGAGAAGTTGCAGATCTCCAGGCATTACCTGGTGCCCAAGCAGCTGGAGAACAACGGCATCGACGATGTCGACGTGCACTTCACCGAGAGCGCGATCAGCCAGATCATCAACCATTACACGCGTGAGGCCGGGGTTCGTAACCTGGAGCGGGAGATCGGCACGGTGTGTCGTAAGATCGCGCGTAAGGTTGTGGAAGATGGGAAAGACCAGTCCTTTAACGTCAACGCGCGCGCGGTGACGCATTACCTGGGGCATCATAAGTTCACCCAGGGGCGGATCGAGGAGCGCGACGAGGTCGGTATGACCAACGGCGTGGCCTGGACGCAGTACGGCGGCGTGATGCTGGTCAGCGAGGTCACGGTGATGCCCGGTAAGGGCAAGTTCATCATCACCGGTAAGCTCGGCGATGTGATGCAGGAGTCGGCGCAGGCGGCGATGAGTTATGTGCGCTCCCGGGCAATGAACTTAGGCTTGAGCCCGGACTTCCATCAGAAGGTCGACCTGCACATTCACTTCCCGGAAGGCGCGCTTCCCAAGGACGGTCCCTCAGCCGGTATCACCATGGCGACGAGCATCGTCAGTGCGCTCACCCGCATCCCGGTGCAGCATGATGTGGCGATGACCGGCGAGATCACGCTTCGCGGCCGGGTGCTGCCGATTGGCGGGCTTAAAGAGAAGGTGATCGCGGCGCATCGCGGGGGCATTCGCAAGGTGATCGCGCCGATGGAGAACAAGCGCGACTGGCCCGAGGTGCCCAAGAAAGTGCGTAAGCAGCTTGAGGTGGTCTGGGTGGAGCATATGGACGAGGTGCTCGCGCATGCGCTTCGGCTGGAGGATCGCGAGGCCTTCCAGGAGGCGCTCAAGCAGCCGCTCTTGCCGCCGGATATCATGCTGAACCCGCCGACGGGCAGTGGTGATGGCGCCACCCCGGTGCATTGAGGTTGAGGTCACGCTTCTGCGGAAGATGCGATGTTGAGGACGCAGCGAACGTGTAAGCGAGGTCGCGCGTAGAAGAGTGTGACAGGTTTGAGGAAAAAGCCCGGGCGGATGCCCGGGCTTTTTTCGTTCCCGGGCTGGGAGTCGGATGCCCCCTGGAGCAGGAAGTTGTCGAACCCTCGGTCGTCCGAAGACCGCATAAACGCTGGCTGATGTTCGACCCTGGGACGAGCAAGGACCGTATAAACGCTGTTCGATGTTCGACCCGGGGACAAGTAAAGACCTCATAAACTGCGGGTGATGTCAGGCCCACGGAGGTGCGCGTTTTCGGGTCTTTTTCGAGGTCAACGAAGCCAACGCAGGAGCGGTGCGGGTTGACTTTGAGGCGTAGGGCACAAGGCTTTCAGGCCGAAGCAGTCACCTCAACGATGTTCTGGAGGATGCCATGATGAAGCGATGGATGGGTTTGTTTGCGGCGGTGCTGTTGACCTTTTCGCTGCTTGGAGAGCAGGAAGCCTGGGCGCAGCGCAACACCGGGTTGGGCGTGGGCGTGGGGTCGGCGACGGTGGCCTCCGGGCTCTCGTTGAAGTTGCCCGCGGGACCGACCGCCTTTCAGCTCACGGCGGGGTGCTGGGGAGGATGTGATGGGGTGGCGGCTTCGTTGGATCTGTTGTTCAACATGCCGGCGATCGCGTCGGCGGATGTGCTAACGCTGGCGTGGAACTTCGGCGGTGGTGGCGCCCTGGGCGTTGGCGATGGCGGGTTGGGAGCGGGCGCGGCCTTTGTGGCGGGGCTCGAGTTTCATTTCCAGCCGGTGCCCGTCGACCTGGTGCTCGAGTGGCGTCCGGGGCTCACTATTCTGCCGGATGTGGATATCGAGCTTGTGAACTTCGGTGGGCACGCGCGGTGGTATTTCTGAGCGCGTGACACACCTTTAGTCGTGTGAGAGAACGCCGGCCCTTTTGAGGGCTGGCGTTTTTTTGTGGGGTGAACTGAGCGCGCGGGATAAAAAAAAAAGGGGTTCAACCTAGGGTCGAGCTGTCCTCGGGTCAGTGTTTGCGGGTGTCGATCGTCAGCCTGACGAGAGCGCCAAATTTGGAGGGGGCAATACTTCTGTGCGGCGGATGTCGAATCCGAGCGTTGTGAAACGACCATGGTATGAAGCGACGCCTGTTGCGTCGGATGTGATGCCCGGCGTTTTGCCGCCGGGGTCGAAGGAGTGAAGATGATGGAGGTGGATGTGAGCCATGTTTCGTGCAGGTGTGGGAAGGTGGAGTTGGGTTTAAGTGGGAAAGCGATCGCCTGTTTGTCCTGCTACTGCGACGACTGCCAGGCCGGTGCTCGCCAGATCGAGGCGCTGCCCGGCGCCGAAGAGGTCACGAAGGACGGGGGAGGAACCGAGTACGTGATGTACCGCGAAGATCGTATGGCGATTCG encodes the following:
- the lon gene encoding endopeptidase La; this translates as MASSNEQRSGEESQATLPLLPLRDILVFPAMKVPLFVGRDKSIAALDEAMKRDRQIVLAAQKKAKTNEPTSDDIYEVATLATIDQLFRLPDGTVKVRVIGQQRVKLETYLENEDFFEVRFSLLEDQTSPLDDELQALLQTLRTSFAEYVDLNKRIPSEMIEEIARVKDPSLLADTIAAQLALKLSDKQSILEMLDVSERLRQLYELMQEEIELLKVEKKIRSRVKKQMERTQNDYYLNDMQGAMPKDPNDQNEFKNEIDELEERIQQKDISEEAQEKLERELKKLKMMSPMSAEATVVRNYIDWVLSLPWGEYTEDRLDVKVAEETLEADHYGLEKPKDRILEYLAVKALIRKPRGPILCLVGPPGVGKTSLGRSIAKAINRKFVRLSLGGVRDEAEIRGHRRTYIGALPGKIIQSLRKAGSSNPVLLLDEVDKMSTDFRGDPSSALLEVLDPEQNATFNDHYLDLDYDLSDVMFLCTANNLGQIPAPLRDRMEIIQIPGYTDYEKLQISRHYLVPKQLENNGIDDVDVHFTESAISQIINHYTREAGVRNLEREIGTVCRKIARKVVEDGKDQSFNVNARAVTHYLGHHKFTQGRIEERDEVGMTNGVAWTQYGGVMLVSEVTVMPGKGKFIITGKLGDVMQESAQAAMSYVRSRAMNLGLSPDFHQKVDLHIHFPEGALPKDGPSAGITMATSIVSALTRIPVQHDVAMTGEITLRGRVLPIGGLKEKVIAAHRGGIRKVIAPMENKRDWPEVPKKVRKQLEVVWVEHMDEVLAHALRLEDREAFQEALKQPLLPPDIMLNPPTGSGDGATPVH